A window from Hoeflea sp. IMCC20628 encodes these proteins:
- a CDS encoding lysoplasmalogenase translates to MIEFFQALEPLEIGLIVTSALGFAVYLAMLHRPTSLMRTVAKTLAVAALAGLTLAMGGPKLLALALILSALGDAFLAHDGDVAFLGGLGSFLAAHIAYAVLFLSSGPGLAAAPLAGLLAVAVFALVMGFVMVRKAGPLALPVAAYVLAIAVMGLGGVTLGGLVLAGVVLFMASDAILGSEKFLMPEASRLRRLTSPAVWILYYAGQALITLGLLA, encoded by the coding sequence ATGATCGAATTTTTTCAAGCTCTTGAACCACTCGAGATTGGCCTGATCGTCACATCCGCACTCGGTTTTGCTGTTTACCTGGCCATGCTGCATCGCCCGACGTCGCTGATGCGGACTGTAGCCAAAACCTTGGCTGTTGCAGCGCTGGCGGGCCTGACGCTGGCGATGGGCGGGCCGAAGCTGCTGGCGCTGGCACTGATCCTGTCGGCGCTTGGCGATGCGTTTCTGGCCCATGACGGCGATGTGGCGTTTCTCGGCGGGCTTGGCAGTTTCCTCGCCGCCCACATTGCCTATGCGGTGCTGTTTCTCTCGTCAGGTCCCGGGCTTGCAGCCGCGCCGCTTGCCGGATTGCTTGCGGTGGCTGTTTTCGCGTTGGTTATGGGGTTTGTGATGGTGCGCAAGGCCGGGCCGCTGGCGCTGCCGGTGGCGGCCTATGTGCTGGCGATCGCCGTCATGGGGCTTGGCGGGGTCACGCTGGGTGGTCTGGTGCTGGCCGGGGTGGTGCTGTTCATGGCGTCCGACGCCATTCTGGGATCGGAGAAATTTCTCATGCCCGAGGCCAGCCGTTTGCGGCGCCTGACCAGCCCGGCTGTGTGGATATTGTATTACGCCGGTCAGGCCTTGATCACCCTTGGCCTTCTGGCCTGA
- a CDS encoding esterase-like activity of phytase family protein: MTLAWSMARFGVIAGTVALLIASTVLPIHADDETLQIRSRLIPNFRVGSDLTRFGDFEYVGGIELSSSSQSLGAMSAIRLADDRSRFLGVMDTGFWYAGRFERDANGVLIGVTDFSVSPILGADGAGSDDKWKFDAEGLALRGDEALVSFERLSRVDIYPAKAPAGSGPLGSLPLQIPLQEFRSNRGLEAITVAPEASPLAGSVIAVSEKSLNASGDIYAAILSGPSKGVFFVKRHPPYDITDGDFLPNGDLLLLERRFSIAEGIGMRIRRIDGSRLGVGNLVDGPVILEADFGDQIDNMEGLDVTTNAQGQIFVTLVSDDNHSILQRNLVLEFRYMGETK, from the coding sequence GTGACCCTCGCCTGGAGCATGGCCCGGTTCGGGGTGATCGCGGGCACTGTTGCCCTGTTGATAGCATCCACAGTGCTGCCGATTCACGCCGATGATGAAACGCTGCAGATCAGATCACGGTTGATCCCCAATTTCAGGGTCGGGTCCGATCTGACACGATTTGGCGACTTCGAATATGTTGGCGGCATCGAATTGAGTTCATCGAGCCAGTCGCTGGGGGCGATGTCCGCGATCCGGCTGGCTGACGACAGGAGCCGTTTTCTCGGCGTCATGGATACCGGCTTTTGGTATGCCGGACGATTCGAGCGTGACGCAAACGGCGTGTTGATCGGAGTCACGGATTTTTCGGTCTCGCCGATCCTTGGCGCAGACGGTGCCGGGTCCGATGACAAATGGAAGTTTGACGCCGAGGGGCTCGCCCTGCGTGGCGATGAAGCGCTGGTGAGTTTCGAACGGTTAAGCCGGGTGGATATCTATCCGGCCAAGGCTCCGGCTGGTTCCGGACCACTGGGTTCCCTGCCGCTGCAAATTCCGCTTCAAGAGTTTCGCAGCAATCGCGGACTGGAGGCGATCACGGTTGCGCCGGAAGCTTCGCCGCTGGCCGGCTCTGTCATCGCCGTGTCCGAGAAAAGTCTCAACGCCAGCGGTGACATTTATGCGGCGATTCTGAGCGGGCCATCCAAGGGTGTGTTCTTCGTCAAGCGTCATCCGCCCTATGACATCACCGATGGAGATTTTTTGCCCAATGGCGATCTGCTGCTGCTGGAGCGCCGTTTTTCGATTGCCGAAGGCATCGGTATGCGAATTCGCAGGATTGACGGCAGCCGGTTGGGTGTTGGCAATCTGGTTGATGGCCCGGTCATTCTGGAGGCCGATTTCGGCGACCAGATTGATAATATGGAAGGGCTGGATGTGACAACCAATGCCCAGGGCCAGATCTTCGTCACGTTGGTGTCGGACGACAATCATTCGATCCTGCAGCGGAACCTGGTTCTGGAGTTCCGCTACATGGGTGAGACGAAGTAA
- the cobT gene encoding cobaltochelatase subunit CobT: MAGRGDNTRPKPNGTVDAEPFRRALTGCVRAIAGDHELEVVFGNDKPGMSGDRVRLPDLPKRPTSTDFAVTRGLGDSMALRKACHDDAVHNRMAPEGPDARAVYDAVEQARVEAIGARRMTGVGDNLASMLEDKYQRANYQGILSREDAPLEEAVALMVREKLTGRAPPASSGQVVELWRDFIEGKAGNVLDSLEGTVEDQQSFARVVREMLSAMEMAEDYGDDDSEQDDQDEVSDEDQPRSEEENDQSSQEDAGSDAAPADESETSDEQMDTGEMDGAEAGDDDTIDDSDDDADTPGETRKSSDPFDDLNAKIDYRVFTTEFDEEIAAEELCDEAELERLRAFLDKQLAHLQGVVGRLANRLQRRLMAQQNRAWDFDLEEGYLDSARLTRMIIDPMQPLSFKMERDTSFRDTVVTLLIDNSGSMRGRPITVAATCADILARTLERCGVKVELLGFTTKAWKGGQSREKWLTGGKPATPGRLNDLRHIIYKSADAPWRRARRNLGLMMREGLLKENIDGEALMWAHTRLTRRPEQRKILMMISDGAPVDDSTLSVNPGNYLERHLRAVIEEIETRSPVELLAIGIGHDVTRYYRRAVTIVDAEELAGAMTEQLASLFADEGGDPKSRGGRKRT, encoded by the coding sequence ATGGCCGGACGCGGCGACAACACTCGACCAAAGCCAAATGGCACCGTAGACGCTGAGCCGTTCCGCCGGGCGCTGACGGGATGTGTGCGGGCGATTGCCGGCGACCATGAGCTGGAAGTGGTGTTCGGCAATGACAAGCCGGGGATGTCCGGCGACCGGGTTCGGCTTCCGGACCTGCCCAAACGCCCGACCAGCACTGATTTTGCGGTCACTCGCGGTCTTGGTGATTCGATGGCGCTGCGCAAAGCCTGTCACGATGATGCGGTTCATAACCGCATGGCGCCGGAAGGTCCGGATGCCCGTGCCGTCTATGATGCCGTCGAGCAGGCTCGGGTGGAGGCAATTGGTGCACGGCGTATGACCGGCGTTGGCGACAATCTCGCCTCGATGCTCGAAGACAAATACCAGCGGGCCAACTATCAGGGGATTCTGAGCCGCGAGGATGCGCCGCTTGAGGAAGCCGTTGCGTTGATGGTGCGCGAGAAGCTCACCGGCCGCGCCCCGCCAGCATCCTCTGGTCAGGTGGTCGAGCTCTGGCGCGACTTCATCGAGGGCAAGGCCGGCAACGTGCTGGACTCGCTTGAGGGCACGGTAGAGGATCAGCAATCCTTCGCCCGCGTGGTCCGGGAAATGTTGTCGGCCATGGAGATGGCCGAGGATTACGGCGATGACGACAGCGAGCAGGATGATCAGGACGAGGTTTCGGACGAGGATCAGCCGCGCAGCGAGGAAGAGAACGACCAGTCCTCTCAGGAGGATGCCGGCTCAGACGCAGCACCTGCGGATGAAAGCGAAACCTCTGACGAGCAGATGGATACCGGCGAGATGGACGGCGCCGAAGCTGGCGACGATGACACCATCGATGACAGCGACGATGACGCCGACACACCTGGCGAAACCCGCAAGTCGAGCGACCCTTTCGACGATCTGAATGCAAAAATCGACTACAGGGTGTTCACCACCGAGTTCGACGAGGAAATAGCCGCCGAGGAACTGTGCGATGAAGCTGAGCTCGAGCGGCTGCGCGCCTTTCTCGACAAACAGCTGGCGCATTTGCAGGGCGTGGTCGGACGGCTGGCCAACCGGCTGCAGCGCCGGCTGATGGCGCAGCAGAACCGGGCCTGGGATTTCGATCTCGAGGAAGGTTATCTCGACAGCGCACGGCTGACCCGGATGATAATTGATCCGATGCAGCCGCTGTCGTTCAAGATGGAGCGCGACACCAGTTTCCGCGACACCGTGGTGACGTTGCTGATCGACAACTCAGGCTCGATGCGTGGCCGGCCGATCACTGTGGCAGCGACTTGCGCCGACATTCTGGCGCGGACACTCGAGCGCTGTGGCGTCAAGGTGGAATTGCTGGGCTTTACCACCAAGGCCTGGAAGGGCGGTCAGAGCCGCGAAAAATGGCTGACCGGCGGCAAGCCGGCAACGCCGGGCCGACTCAATGATCTGCGCCATATCATCTACAAATCCGCTGATGCGCCCTGGCGCAGGGCGCGGCGCAATCTCGGCCTGATGATGCGCGAAGGCCTGCTCAAGGAAAACATCGACGGCGAAGCGCTGATGTGGGCGCATACGCGGCTGACGCGACGGCCGGAACAGCGCAAGATCCTGATGATGATTTCCGATGGCGCGCCGGTTGATGATTCAACCCTTTCGGTCAATCCGGGCAATTATCTGGAGCGTCATCTGCGCGCGGTGATCGAAGAGATCGAGACCCGCTCGCCGGTTGAACTGCTGGCCATCGGCATTGGCCACGATGTCACGCGCTACTACCGCCGTGCCGTGACGATTGTCGATGCCGAGGAACTGGCCGGCGCGATGACCGAACAACTGGCGAGTTTGTTTGCGGATGAAGGCGGCGATCCCAAATCCCGCGGCGGGCGCAAACGGACGTGA
- a CDS encoding J domain-containing protein: MVDMKLDSKYFDSIRVRRKGAKKAEPTVPECQWDGCAKPGAHRAPVGRDAEGQYFMFCVDHAREYNKGYNYFSGLSDGEIARYQKEALTGNRPTWKMGVDRSAESGPTQSTAKSGSASSQARMRDPHGFINETRPHRPVRARKVKTLEAKAFDTLSLAANATSTEIKARYKDLVKQHHPDANGGDRGSEDRFRAVIQAYQLLKQSGFC, from the coding sequence ATCGTCGATATGAAACTGGATTCCAAATATTTTGACAGCATTCGCGTCCGCCGCAAGGGCGCGAAAAAGGCTGAGCCCACCGTGCCTGAGTGTCAGTGGGATGGCTGCGCCAAACCCGGCGCGCATCGCGCCCCCGTGGGCCGCGATGCGGAGGGGCAGTACTTCATGTTCTGCGTCGACCACGCGCGGGAGTACAACAAGGGCTACAATTATTTCTCCGGCCTGTCCGATGGCGAGATCGCCCGTTATCAGAAAGAGGCGCTGACCGGAAACCGGCCAACCTGGAAAATGGGCGTAGACCGGTCGGCCGAAAGCGGCCCGACCCAGTCGACCGCCAAATCGGGATCAGCCAGTTCTCAAGCACGGATGCGCGACCCGCACGGTTTCATCAACGAAACCCGGCCGCACCGGCCGGTGCGTGCACGCAAGGTCAAAACGCTGGAGGCAAAGGCGTTCGATACGCTCAGTCTGGCCGCGAATGCGACATCGACGGAGATCAAGGCGCGCTACAAGGATCTGGTCAAACAACACCACCCGGATGCCAATGGCGGCGACCGCGGCTCAGAGGACAGATTCCGTGCCGTCATCCAGGCCTACCAATTGTTAAAGCAGTCTGGTTTCTGCTAA
- a CDS encoding HlyC/CorC family transporter gives MLETIVATVTEHGLTILAILVLIGLSGFFSGSETALTAASRARMHSLETSGDERAATVNTLIQRKDRLIGALLIGNNLVNILASALATSVLLSIFGDSGVAVATLTMTLLLVIFAEVLPKSWAISTPDRFAMVVAPVVKAFVVVVGPMSSFINWIVRHIMSLFGITFASETSMLSAHEEIRGAVDLLHREGSVIKADRDRLGGLLDLGELEVSDVMIHRTSMRMLNADDTPEVNVRAVLESHYTRMPIWRGTTDNIIGIIHAKDVLRVLADVANEPQRMDVVKIAQKPWFVPDTTSVPDQLNAFLRRKAHIAIVVDEYGEVEGLVTLEDILEEIVGDIADEHDAEVQGVWQEADGSIVVDGSVPIRDLNRALDWSLPDDEATTVAGLVIHESQTIPEEKQAFTFHGKRFVVMKRERNRITRLRIRPADKV, from the coding sequence ATGCTGGAAACTATCGTCGCAACAGTGACCGAACACGGCCTCACCATCCTGGCGATCCTGGTGCTGATCGGGCTGTCGGGTTTCTTCTCGGGTTCCGAGACCGCGCTGACCGCGGCATCGCGGGCGCGGATGCATTCGCTCGAGACCAGCGGCGATGAGCGTGCTGCCACGGTCAATACATTGATCCAGCGCAAGGATCGGCTGATCGGAGCGCTGCTGATCGGCAACAATCTGGTCAACATCCTGGCTTCGGCCCTGGCGACGAGCGTGCTTTTGTCTATTTTTGGCGATTCCGGTGTCGCCGTGGCGACATTGACCATGACCCTGCTGCTGGTGATCTTTGCCGAAGTGCTGCCCAAGAGCTGGGCGATCTCGACGCCGGACAGGTTCGCTATGGTCGTGGCGCCGGTGGTCAAGGCTTTCGTTGTTGTCGTCGGCCCGATGTCGAGCTTCATCAACTGGATCGTACGCCACATCATGTCGCTGTTCGGAATCACCTTTGCTTCCGAAACCTCGATGCTCTCGGCGCATGAGGAAATCCGCGGCGCGGTGGACCTGCTTCACCGCGAGGGATCGGTGATCAAGGCGGACCGCGACCGGCTTGGCGGGTTGCTGGACCTGGGTGAACTGGAAGTTTCCGACGTGATGATCCACCGCACTTCTATGCGGATGCTCAATGCCGACGACACGCCAGAGGTCAATGTCCGGGCGGTTCTTGAAAGCCATTATACAAGAATGCCGATCTGGCGAGGGACGACAGACAACATCATCGGCATCATTCATGCCAAGGACGTGTTGCGCGTGCTGGCCGACGTCGCCAACGAACCGCAGCGCATGGACGTCGTCAAGATCGCCCAGAAGCCCTGGTTCGTGCCTGACACCACCAGCGTGCCGGATCAGCTTAACGCGTTTTTGCGCCGCAAGGCCCACATTGCCATCGTGGTGGACGAGTATGGTGAAGTGGAGGGGCTGGTGACGCTTGAGGACATTCTCGAGGAGATTGTCGGTGATATCGCCGATGAGCACGACGCCGAGGTTCAGGGAGTCTGGCAGGAGGCCGACGGCTCGATCGTTGTCGACGGATCAGTGCCAATTCGCGACCTCAACCGGGCGCTGGACTGGTCTCTGCCCGATGACGAGGCGACCACAGTGGCTGGTCTGGTGATTCACGAATCACAGACAATCCCCGAGGAAAAGCAGGCCTTCACTTTTCATGGCAAACGCTTTGTCGTGATGAAACGGGAACGCAACAGAATCACCCGGCTCAGGATAAGGCCGGCGGACAAGGTGTAG
- a CDS encoding BolA family protein, with product MSRQNRIETALTTRFQPERLVVINESHLHAGHHNSDSDAHGSFDGTGETHFRIRIVAPAFSGLSRIQRHRAVNELLKDELDSGLHAMAVEASAPGEPTRW from the coding sequence ATGTCCCGCCAGAACCGCATTGAAACAGCCCTGACGACACGTTTTCAACCCGAACGGCTCGTGGTGATCAATGAAAGTCACCTGCATGCCGGCCATCACAATTCCGATAGCGACGCGCACGGGTCCTTTGATGGCACCGGCGAAACCCATTTCCGGATCCGCATTGTCGCACCGGCCTTTTCCGGCCTGTCCCGCATCCAGCGCCATCGCGCCGTCAACGAATTGCTCAAGGATGAACTTGACAGCGGATTGCACGCCATGGCGGTCGAAGCCTCCGCGCCGGGCGAACCAACCCGCTGGTAG
- the cobS gene encoding cobaltochelatase subunit CobS: protein MSKIDLDITNLPDTTVNVREVFGIDSDISVPAYKERDSYVPDLDPDYLFDRDTTLAILAGFAHNRRVMVSGYHGTGKSTHIEQVAARLNWPCVRVNLDSHVSRIDLVGKDAIVVRDGMQITEFKDGILPWAYQHNVALVFDEYDAGRPDVMFVIQRVLESSGRLTLLDQSRVIRPHPAFRLFATANTVGLGDTTGLYHGTQQINQAQMDRWSIVTTLNYLPHDHEVDIVASKVKDFAKGDGRETISRMVRVADMTRSSFINGDLSTVMSPRTVIMWAENAVIFGDVAMAFRLTFLNKCDELERSLVAEHYQRAFGVELKESAANIVLSATA from the coding sequence ATGAGCAAGATCGACCTCGACATAACCAACCTCCCAGATACCACCGTCAATGTGCGTGAGGTGTTTGGCATTGATTCGGACATCTCTGTCCCGGCCTACAAGGAGCGCGACTCCTATGTGCCGGACCTCGATCCCGACTATCTGTTTGACCGCGACACCACGCTCGCCATCCTCGCAGGCTTTGCCCACAACCGCCGCGTGATGGTCTCCGGTTATCACGGAACCGGCAAATCGACCCATATCGAGCAGGTTGCGGCGCGGCTCAACTGGCCCTGCGTGCGCGTCAATCTCGACAGCCATGTCAGCCGAATCGATCTCGTCGGCAAGGACGCGATCGTTGTCCGCGACGGGATGCAGATCACCGAATTCAAGGATGGCATTCTGCCCTGGGCGTACCAGCATAATGTTGCGCTGGTGTTTGATGAATATGATGCCGGCCGTCCGGACGTGATGTTCGTGATCCAGCGGGTGCTTGAATCTTCGGGCCGCCTGACGCTGCTTGACCAGAGCCGCGTCATCAGGCCGCATCCGGCGTTCCGCCTGTTCGCCACCGCCAACACGGTTGGCCTTGGCGATACCACCGGGCTTTATCACGGCACCCAGCAGATCAACCAGGCGCAGATGGACCGCTGGTCGATCGTGACCACGCTGAATTACCTGCCGCATGATCATGAGGTCGATATTGTCGCCTCCAAGGTCAAGGATTTCGCCAAGGGCGATGGCCGCGAAACAATTTCGCGCATGGTACGGGTGGCAGACATGACCCGGTCTTCCTTCATCAATGGTGATCTTTCGACGGTGATGAGCCCGCGCACGGTGATCATGTGGGCTGAAAACGCCGTGATCTTTGGCGATGTGGCGATGGCCTTTCGCCTGACCTTCCTCAACAAGTGCGATGAACTGGAACGATCGCTGGTGGCTGAACACTATCAACGGGCGTTTGGCGTCGAGTTGAAGGAAAGTGCCGCCAATATCGTTCTCAGCGCAACCGCCTGA
- a CDS encoding DUF3108 domain-containing protein, which translates to MGNVCSAFSAFFGAVLLVSGWQTHVAAEPIKVHADYSVTLIGFPVAYASFVTEIDGGSYKISGVMRTSALSDIISKSRGEASVSGKLSKERLLASSFMVAYSSGKHAHRTEIEFSNGNVKSTTNIPKSKKPTSDWVPLSAADLRAVLDPLSGMVLPAGSKVCPRSLPIFDGQSRVTLHLTPKGVRPYRTKGFAGDAMVCGIRFEPKSGYRTGSSGIRYLRELKTMEVWFAKHELGGFYAPVYAKVPTKIGQVIVAATRFGG; encoded by the coding sequence ATGGGTAACGTCTGTTCCGCGTTTTCAGCCTTTTTCGGGGCGGTACTGTTGGTTTCGGGTTGGCAGACTCATGTCGCCGCGGAGCCGATCAAGGTCCATGCCGATTACTCCGTCACGCTCATCGGGTTCCCGGTGGCCTATGCGAGCTTTGTTACGGAAATCGATGGAGGGTCCTACAAAATCAGCGGAGTCATGCGGACGTCCGCGCTTTCCGACATCATTTCAAAATCTCGTGGTGAAGCCAGCGTGTCGGGTAAGCTGTCAAAGGAAAGATTGCTGGCATCGAGCTTCATGGTTGCCTACTCAAGCGGCAAACATGCGCACCGGACCGAGATTGAATTCAGCAACGGCAATGTGAAGTCCACGACCAATATTCCGAAGAGCAAGAAACCGACATCAGATTGGGTGCCCTTGTCAGCTGCGGACTTGCGTGCGGTACTCGATCCACTCTCCGGCATGGTTCTTCCTGCCGGCTCGAAGGTCTGTCCGCGAAGTCTGCCTATCTTTGACGGGCAATCCCGCGTGACGCTGCATCTGACGCCGAAAGGTGTGAGACCTTACCGGACCAAGGGGTTTGCCGGTGATGCGATGGTCTGCGGGATACGGTTCGAGCCCAAATCCGGATACCGGACAGGATCTTCCGGAATTCGGTATCTGCGCGAGCTCAAGACCATGGAAGTCTGGTTTGCCAAGCATGAGCTTGGCGGTTTTTATGCGCCGGTCTACGCCAAGGTTCCGACAAAGATCGGTCAGGTCATCGTTGCGGCAACCCGGTTTGGCGGCTAA
- a CDS encoding queuosine precursor transporter, with amino-acid sequence MRMLSSIIPFMAIMGAVVVASNFLVQFPVDFTLGGLNLADLLTWGAFTYPIAFLVTDLANRRFGPQTARIVVFSGFIIAVALSVWLATPRIAVASGSAFLIAQLLDVSIFDRLRNRVWWLPPLVSTVIGSSLDTVIFFSLAFSQAAGIIGPGDAFASEAAPLLGLFAVEAPRWLSWALGDLGVKMIVGLAMLAPYGALMPVLAPQRRA; translated from the coding sequence ATGCGTATGCTCTCTTCCATAATACCGTTCATGGCGATCATGGGCGCTGTCGTCGTCGCGTCAAACTTCCTGGTTCAGTTCCCGGTTGATTTCACGCTCGGCGGGCTCAATCTGGCCGACCTGCTGACCTGGGGCGCCTTCACCTATCCGATTGCCTTTCTGGTGACCGACCTGGCAAACCGCCGGTTTGGCCCACAGACAGCACGCATCGTGGTGTTTTCCGGCTTCATCATCGCCGTCGCCCTGTCGGTCTGGCTCGCCACGCCGCGTATTGCAGTGGCATCCGGCTCCGCATTCCTGATAGCCCAGCTTCTCGACGTGTCGATCTTCGACCGGTTGCGCAACCGGGTCTGGTGGTTGCCTCCGCTGGTCTCCACCGTCATCGGCTCCAGCCTCGACACAGTCATCTTTTTCAGCCTGGCTTTCTCGCAAGCTGCCGGCATCATCGGCCCCGGCGACGCCTTCGCCAGCGAAGCTGCGCCGCTGCTTGGCCTGTTCGCCGTGGAGGCGCCACGCTGGCTGTCTTGGGCTCTGGGTGATCTCGGGGTCAAGATGATCGTCGGACTGGCCATGCTCGCGCCCTATGGAGCACTCATGCCTGTTCTGGCCCCGCAGCGACGCGCCTGA
- the rpmB gene encoding 50S ribosomal protein L28, which produces MSRSCELTGRAVQSGNNVSHANNRTRRRFLPNLCNVTLISDALGQRYRLRITAYALRTVEHRGGLDAFLVKAKDAELSMRARLLKRQIAKKIEEKAAA; this is translated from the coding sequence ATGTCACGCAGCTGTGAATTGACCGGCCGGGCTGTACAGTCCGGAAACAATGTCAGCCACGCCAACAACCGGACCCGTCGCCGGTTTCTGCCGAACCTGTGCAATGTCACGCTGATTTCCGATGCTCTCGGCCAGCGTTACCGCTTGCGCATTACTGCATACGCTCTGCGCACGGTTGAACATCGTGGCGGCCTCGACGCATTCCTGGTCAAGGCCAAGGATGCTGAACTGTCGATGCGCGCACGTCTGCTCAAGCGTCAGATCGCCAAGAAGATCGAAGAAAAAGCTGCGGCCTAA
- a CDS encoding EamA family transporter, which translates to MRNIPTLIGFSAVVMWSALAVLTAASGTMPPFQLSAICFLIGSLIGLAAMIRKPARFKAFRQPVKVWALGLFGLFGYHFLYFTALRNAPAVEAGLIAYMWPLLIVVGSALLPGERLGWHHVVGALMGLAGTALILMRGAQGEFGGGSLLGYGAAALCALTWSAYSLISRRFGAISTDVIVGFCMISAVLSALCHLLLETTIWPDTSGQWVAVLGLGLGPVGLAFYAWDYGVKKGDIQVLGVASYAAPLLSTLILILFGHGQASVSILVACLLITGGAFLAAKDFLRGKAKP; encoded by the coding sequence TTGCGAAACATCCCAACGCTCATCGGCTTTTCAGCCGTGGTGATGTGGTCGGCGCTGGCGGTCCTGACCGCTGCCTCGGGCACAATGCCGCCGTTTCAGCTCTCCGCAATCTGTTTTCTGATCGGATCGTTAATCGGCCTGGCGGCCATGATCCGCAAACCGGCCCGGTTCAAGGCATTCCGGCAGCCCGTCAAGGTCTGGGCGCTCGGGTTGTTTGGCCTGTTTGGCTACCATTTCCTGTATTTCACCGCATTGAGAAACGCGCCTGCCGTGGAAGCCGGGTTGATTGCCTATATGTGGCCTTTGCTGATTGTCGTCGGTTCGGCCCTGCTGCCGGGCGAGCGGCTGGGCTGGCATCACGTGGTCGGCGCGTTGATGGGACTGGCGGGAACCGCGCTGATCCTGATGCGCGGGGCACAAGGCGAATTTGGCGGCGGCAGTCTGCTCGGCTACGGGGCGGCTGCCTTGTGCGCGCTGACATGGTCGGCCTATTCGCTGATTTCTCGGCGCTTCGGCGCGATCTCGACGGATGTCATCGTCGGCTTCTGCATGATCTCGGCAGTGCTTTCGGCCCTGTGTCACCTGCTTCTGGAAACAACCATCTGGCCTGACACTTCTGGTCAGTGGGTTGCGGTGCTCGGCCTTGGCCTCGGACCGGTCGGGCTTGCCTTCTATGCATGGGACTACGGGGTCAAGAAAGGCGACATTCAGGTGTTGGGTGTGGCGAGCTACGCAGCACCCTTGCTGTCGACGCTGATCCTGATCCTGTTTGGCCATGGCCAGGCGAGTGTCAGCATCCTGGTTGCCTGCCTGTTGATCACCGGCGGCGCGTTTCTTGCGGCCAAGGATTTTTTACGGGGGAAAGCAAAACCATGA
- the aroB gene encoding 3-dehydroquinate synthase — MIQTQPRETVRVDLGERSYDIVIGPGLIAQAGAEIAARNPGVRCAVITDRNVAATHLDALLASLAAGGVEAVPLVLEPGEKTKRFEELIRVCDHVLGARLERGDAVVALGGGVIGDLSGFAAGIVRRGMGFIQIPTSLLAQVDSSVGGKTGINASQGKNLIGVFHQPDLVLADSDVLDTLPIREFRAGYAEVAKYGLIDRPEFFAWLEKNWREVFSGGPARIQAIATACQAKAEVVAADEREHGARALLNLGHTFGHALEAATEYDGRRLVHGEGVAIGMVLAYEFSARMNLASPDDAERVRRHLDEVGLPTRMSDIEGGLPATDILMKAIAQDKKVRRGDLTFILTRGIGQSFIADNVPVNEVFRFLEDKRAS, encoded by the coding sequence ATGATCCAAACTCAACCCCGTGAAACCGTGCGTGTCGATCTTGGCGAGCGCAGCTACGACATTGTCATCGGTCCCGGCTTGATAGCCCAGGCCGGAGCAGAAATCGCGGCGCGCAACCCAGGCGTACGCTGCGCGGTGATTACGGATCGCAACGTCGCTGCCACGCATCTTGATGCGCTGCTTGCGAGTTTGGCCGCTGGCGGGGTAGAGGCGGTGCCGCTGGTTCTGGAGCCTGGTGAGAAAACCAAGCGCTTCGAAGAGCTGATTCGCGTCTGTGATCATGTGCTGGGTGCGCGTCTCGAACGCGGCGACGCGGTGGTGGCCCTGGGCGGCGGAGTGATTGGCGATCTCTCCGGTTTTGCGGCGGGCATCGTGCGGCGTGGCATGGGCTTCATTCAGATCCCGACCAGCCTGCTCGCCCAGGTCGATTCCTCTGTGGGTGGCAAGACCGGGATCAACGCCTCGCAAGGAAAGAACCTGATCGGGGTTTTCCATCAACCGGATCTGGTGCTGGCCGACAGCGATGTTCTCGACACGCTGCCGATTCGCGAGTTCCGCGCCGGCTATGCCGAGGTGGCGAAATATGGGCTGATCGACCGTCCGGAGTTTTTTGCCTGGCTTGAGAAAAACTGGCGTGAAGTGTTTTCCGGCGGGCCGGCGCGCATTCAAGCCATCGCCACGGCGTGTCAGGCAAAAGCCGAAGTGGTGGCTGCCGATGAACGAGAGCACGGCGCGCGGGCGCTGCTCAATCTCGGCCACACATTCGGTCATGCGCTGGAAGCAGCGACCGAGTATGATGGCCGGCGTCTGGTGCATGGCGAGGGCGTGGCCATCGGCATGGTGCTGGCGTATGAATTCTCGGCCCGGATGAATCTCGCCAGTCCTGATGATGCGGAGCGGGTCCGGCGCCATTTGGACGAAGTGGGGTTGCCGACCCGGATGTCAGACATTGAAGGTGGGCTGCCGGCAACCGATATACTGATGAAGGCCATTGCGCAGGACAAGAAAGTCAGGCGCGGTGATCTGACCTTCATACTGACGCGTGGAATCGGCCAATCCTTTATTGCCGACAATGTGCCGGTGAATGAAGTGTTCCGATTTCTTGAGGACAAGCGGGCATCATGA